One genomic window of Acidobacteriota bacterium includes the following:
- the argF gene encoding ornithine carbamoyltransferase, with protein sequence MRVKDFLTIRDFASDELLCLLDLARDIKANPGRFADSLKGKTLALIFEKPSLRTRVSFDVGIQQLGGYSVYLSPAEINLGKRESIYDVAKNLERMVQGIMIRTFGHDIVDKMAEYADIPIINGLTDFSHPCQAMADFLTITEIKGSLAGLKLAYVGDGNNVSNSLMFAAARFGVHIAIGAPAGYQPKHEVTAWTRTEGAKTGSTCLITDDPAEAVADADVVYTDTWASMGQESEAYARKAVFRPFQVNASLLAKAKPDSIFMHCLPAHRGDEVTDEVIDSPRSVVFQEAENRLHAQKAIMLELMK encoded by the coding sequence ATGCGCGTGAAGGATTTTCTGACGATTCGCGACTTCGCCAGCGACGAACTACTGTGCCTGCTCGATCTCGCCCGTGACATCAAGGCCAACCCCGGCCGGTTCGCCGACTCACTCAAGGGCAAAACGCTCGCCCTCATCTTCGAGAAGCCTTCGCTCCGGACACGCGTGAGCTTCGACGTGGGCATCCAACAGCTGGGCGGGTACTCGGTCTACCTGTCGCCCGCCGAGATCAATCTCGGCAAGCGCGAGTCGATCTACGACGTCGCCAAGAATCTCGAGCGGATGGTGCAGGGCATCATGATCCGCACCTTCGGCCACGACATCGTCGACAAGATGGCGGAGTACGCAGACATCCCGATCATTAACGGGCTCACCGACTTCAGCCATCCGTGCCAGGCGATGGCGGACTTCCTGACGATCACCGAGATCAAGGGCTCGCTCGCCGGGCTCAAACTCGCCTATGTCGGCGATGGCAACAACGTGTCGAATTCGCTGATGTTCGCGGCGGCGCGGTTCGGCGTGCACATCGCGATTGGCGCGCCGGCCGGGTACCAGCCGAAGCATGAGGTGACGGCGTGGACGCGCACCGAGGGCGCGAAGACCGGATCGACCTGTCTCATCACCGACGATCCGGCCGAAGCCGTCGCGGATGCCGACGTGGTGTACACCGACACCTGGGCGAGCATGGGCCAGGAATCCGAGGCCTACGCGCGCAAGGCGGTCTTCAGACCGTTCCAGGTGAATGCGTCACTGCTCGCCAAGGCCAAGCCGGACTCGATTTTTATGCACTGCCTGCCCGCACATCGCGGCGATGAAGTGACCGACGAGGTCATCGACTCACCGCGCTCGGTCGTGTTCCAGGAAGCCGAGAATCGCTTGCACGCTCAGAAGGCGATCATGCTGGAGCTGATGAAGTAG
- the arcC gene encoding carbamate kinase codes for MAQTAVVAVGGNSLIRAGEKGTIAEQLANARRTAEAIVQIIRLGFHVVVTHGNGPQVGAALLRSERSADHVYTHPLDVCDATTQGEIGYLLQQSLLGALADAGLNTPVVTVLTQVVVSLTDPAMERPTKPIGPFYSAREAEIKHQQFGWHIVEDAARGYRRVVPSPEPIEIIEEGVIRRLTDTGVLVVAVGGGGIPVVRVGRGLRGVEAVIDKDRASALLASQLRSDLFIISTDAERVCLNYKKADQRPLGRVTADQLARYHAEGHFPPGNMGPKVESALRFLRNGGQEVIITSYQRLLDAVRGDAGTHIVRGEA; via the coding sequence GTGGCTCAGACAGCCGTTGTTGCCGTCGGCGGGAACTCGCTCATCCGCGCGGGTGAGAAGGGGACCATTGCGGAACAGCTCGCCAACGCGCGGCGGACGGCGGAGGCCATTGTCCAGATCATCCGCCTGGGCTTCCACGTTGTCGTCACCCACGGCAACGGCCCGCAGGTCGGCGCGGCTTTGCTTCGGTCCGAGCGGTCGGCCGATCACGTCTACACCCACCCGCTCGATGTCTGCGACGCGACCACCCAGGGGGAAATCGGATACCTGTTGCAGCAGTCGCTGCTGGGGGCACTGGCCGACGCGGGGTTGAACACGCCGGTCGTCACTGTGCTGACACAGGTTGTGGTGTCGCTGACCGATCCGGCAATGGAGCGTCCGACCAAGCCCATCGGTCCGTTCTACTCGGCGCGAGAGGCGGAGATCAAGCATCAGCAGTTCGGCTGGCACATCGTCGAGGATGCCGCCCGAGGTTACCGTCGGGTCGTGCCGTCGCCTGAACCGATCGAGATCATCGAAGAAGGCGTCATCAGACGGCTGACGGACACCGGCGTCCTGGTTGTCGCCGTGGGTGGCGGCGGCATTCCGGTGGTGCGCGTGGGGCGCGGGTTGCGTGGCGTTGAGGCCGTCATCGACAAGGATCGGGCGTCGGCCTTGTTGGCCTCGCAGCTTCGGTCGGACCTGTTCATCATTTCGACCGACGCCGAGCGCGTCTGCCTGAACTACAAGAAGGCAGACCAGAGACCGCTCGGGCGGGTCACGGCCGACCAGCTCGCCCGGTACCACGCCGAGGGGCATTTCCCGCCCGGCAACATGGGACCCAAGGTGGAGTCGGCTCTGCGGTTTCTGCGGAACGGCGGGCAGGAAGTGATCATCACCTCCTACCAACGCCTGCTCGATGCGGTCCGGGGAGACGCGGGGACACATATTGTGAGGGGTGAGGCGTGA